From Pusillibacter faecalis, one genomic window encodes:
- a CDS encoding VWA domain-containing protein — translation MFVSLFYRFRSNGLKVSLEEWLTLMNGLQQGLHDCSLHGFYTLCRAVVVSSETDFDRFDQVFFEFFRGIEPQERLPEAMLQWLEHPELTRSDWKLLGKFTNMQVEEIETLFAKRLQEQKEEHNGGRKWVGTEGYTAFGNQGEKMFGIRVAGDSRYHSAYRIAGERRYRDWRTDCTLDSRQFQMAFRSLRQLSKETDAPKTELDIGGTIRKTCENAGRMEVMYTRPRKNMLKLLLLMDSGGSMEPYQQLCSLLFQSVSKVGHFKDLKIYYFHNRPGSLIYQDPTLTLSSAVETEGLLKNLSSDYRAIFVGDGEMSLRELLGRDGVSSSKSGLDWLKQFKKKYPHAIWLHPQEPPVGSSYWTQSFRLIGEQFDMYQVTVEGLTQGMRKLLANR, via the coding sequence ATGTTTGTGTCGCTTTTTTACCGTTTCCGTTCCAATGGACTGAAGGTTTCACTGGAAGAATGGCTGACGCTGATGAATGGTTTACAACAGGGGCTCCATGATTGTTCCTTGCATGGCTTCTATACGCTTTGTCGGGCGGTGGTGGTCAGCAGCGAGACAGATTTTGACCGCTTTGACCAGGTGTTTTTTGAATTTTTCCGGGGGATTGAGCCTCAAGAGCGGCTGCCGGAGGCGATGCTGCAGTGGTTGGAACATCCAGAGCTGACAAGGAGTGATTGGAAGCTGCTTGGGAAATTCACCAATATGCAGGTGGAGGAGATTGAAACACTGTTTGCCAAACGCTTGCAGGAGCAAAAGGAAGAGCATAATGGCGGACGCAAGTGGGTCGGGACAGAGGGGTATACGGCCTTTGGCAACCAGGGAGAGAAGATGTTCGGAATTCGGGTCGCAGGAGATTCTCGTTATCATTCTGCCTATCGGATTGCCGGAGAGCGGAGATATCGGGACTGGCGCACAGACTGTACCTTGGACTCTCGACAGTTTCAAATGGCATTCCGCAGTCTGCGCCAGCTGTCCAAGGAAACGGATGCACCAAAAACGGAATTGGACATAGGCGGGACAATCCGAAAGACCTGCGAAAATGCTGGGCGCATGGAAGTTATGTATACTCGCCCCAGAAAGAATATGCTAAAGCTTTTGCTGCTTATGGATTCCGGCGGATCAATGGAGCCGTATCAGCAGCTTTGCAGCTTGCTGTTTCAGTCGGTCAGCAAAGTGGGACATTTTAAGGATCTGAAAATTTACTATTTCCATAACAGGCCGGGGAGCCTTATTTATCAGGACCCTACGTTGACACTTTCCAGTGCTGTGGAGACGGAGGGTCTGCTGAAAAACCTCTCTTCGGATTACCGAGCTATTTTCGTGGGCGACGGGGAGATGTCCCTGCGGGAGTTACTAGGAAGAGATGGCGTATCATCTTCCAAAAGCGGATTAGATTGGCTGAAACAATTTAAAAAGAAATACCCGCATGCGATCTGGCTGCATCCGCAGGAGCCGCCGGTTGGCAGCAGCTATTGGACACAGTCGTTTCGTCTGATCGGGGAACAATTTGACATGTATCAGGTCACTGTAGAAGGGCTGACACAGGGGATGCGAAAACTTTTGGCAAATCGGTAG
- a CDS encoding class I SAM-dependent methyltransferase: MDKDDVIAFFNRRALSWDARMVRDELVIRKILDNAEIWDGLDILDVACGTGVLISDYLARGVRHITGIDIAPEMIRIAQEKFPQKQVELICGDAETMPRKKRFDRIMVYNAFPHFENPMVLLAALTEQLKCGGRLSIAHGMSREQLKQHHTGSARAVSVDLPTAEILAEMMEKFHLSVDVVISDERMYQVSGRK, translated from the coding sequence ATGGACAAGGATGATGTGATCGCCTTTTTTAATCGCCGTGCTTTATCATGGGATGCGCGCATGGTGCGTGATGAACTGGTGATCCGTAAGATTTTGGATAATGCGGAGATCTGGGATGGATTGGATATCTTGGATGTGGCCTGTGGAACGGGTGTGCTCATATCGGATTACTTAGCCCGTGGGGTCAGGCATATCACAGGGATCGATATTGCGCCGGAGATGATACGGATCGCACAGGAAAAATTTCCGCAGAAACAGGTAGAATTGATCTGCGGAGATGCGGAGACCATGCCAAGGAAAAAACGCTTTGATCGGATTATGGTATACAATGCGTTTCCGCATTTTGAAAATCCTATGGTGTTGCTTGCTGCACTGACGGAACAGTTGAAATGCGGTGGACGCTTATCCATTGCTCATGGGATGAGCCGCGAACAATTGAAACAGCATCATACCGGCAGCGCCAGGGCAGTTTCTGTTGACCTTCCGACTGCAGAGATTTTAGCCGAAATGATGGAGAAATTTCACCTGTCTGTTGATGTTGTTATATCTGATGAAAGAATGTACCAAGTCAGCGGCAGAAAGTAA
- a CDS encoding MerR family transcriptional regulator, whose protein sequence is MKNKKYLYTTGQFAKLNGVNKRTLHYYDEIGLFSPEFKGENGYRYYTCFQTVQLELILILRKIGLSIEEIIRYQQRPSGASFAELIEERKALIDKSIRELLNTKAFLEQKSKKLSLSLTAREGEIKTVTLPEQRILLSAPITGSYDDDDFAVAGDFSLRLKSLFGLYDNFGSRISVEKILAGNYADYDCFFAYGREDTEIYDTVRPAGTYLRVFCVGGWNKLETVYHNILIFADKNQIELVGYSYEEGLNEMSLQSRDDYITMITVGIKTANNSR, encoded by the coding sequence ATGAAAAACAAGAAATATTTATATACCACGGGACAATTTGCAAAGCTCAATGGCGTCAACAAGCGCACGCTGCACTATTATGATGAAATCGGTCTGTTTTCTCCCGAATTCAAAGGGGAAAACGGCTATCGCTACTACACCTGTTTTCAGACAGTGCAGCTGGAGTTGATTCTGATACTGAGAAAAATCGGCTTATCTATTGAAGAAATCATCCGCTACCAGCAAAGGCCATCGGGTGCCTCCTTCGCGGAACTGATCGAAGAGAGAAAAGCTCTGATCGATAAATCTATTCGGGAACTCCTGAACACCAAAGCCTTTTTGGAACAAAAATCCAAAAAACTGTCCCTAAGCCTTACGGCTAGGGAAGGAGAGATCAAAACAGTCACACTTCCCGAACAACGCATTTTACTCAGCGCTCCTATCACTGGCTCTTATGACGATGACGACTTTGCGGTGGCAGGAGATTTTTCTTTGCGGCTAAAATCCCTTTTCGGTCTTTATGATAATTTCGGGAGCCGAATTTCAGTTGAGAAAATCTTAGCCGGAAACTATGCCGATTACGACTGCTTTTTTGCTTATGGTAGAGAGGATACAGAGATTTACGATACTGTGCGTCCTGCTGGAACTTATCTGCGAGTCTTCTGTGTAGGCGGCTGGAACAAACTTGAAACGGTTTACCATAATATACTCATTTTTGCGGACAAAAATCAAATAGAGCTGGTTGGATATTCCTACGAGGAGGGGCTAAACGAAATGTCCCTGCAAAGCCGTGACGATTATATTACTATGATTACAGTTGGCATCAAAACAGCGAATAATAGTAGATGA
- a CDS encoding GNAT family N-acetyltransferase, giving the protein MDILNANQKPWKEIKEIYIEAFPKSERKPFFTVRRSVNKGKALLLTAMENEALRGFVLVIPYKNMVMVDYLAVSSKTRSRGTGSKIMQEVCRYFPGKKIVLLIERPDDTAENKDQRIARRRFYFQNGFTSSNIYITGRSGNMEILNFGGAVSKQEYMEVQQYALGKLMFRLSGIRLAV; this is encoded by the coding sequence ATGGATATTTTAAATGCGAACCAAAAACCATGGAAAGAGATCAAAGAGATTTATATAGAAGCTTTTCCCAAGTCAGAGCGAAAACCCTTTTTTACAGTTCGACGTTCTGTAAATAAGGGAAAAGCGCTGCTGTTGACAGCAATGGAGAATGAAGCTTTGCGGGGCTTTGTACTGGTGATCCCTTACAAAAACATGGTGATGGTGGATTATCTGGCCGTTTCTTCAAAAACCCGCAGCCGTGGAACCGGAAGTAAAATTATGCAGGAAGTATGTCGGTATTTTCCCGGCAAAAAAATCGTTTTGCTGATTGAGCGGCCGGATGATACCGCCGAAAATAAAGACCAGCGGATTGCCCGCAGGAGATTTTATTTCCAAAACGGCTTCACCTCCTCAAATATTTATATCACCGGGCGCAGCGGAAATATGGAAATTTTAAACTTTGGTGGCGCAGTATCTAAGCAAGAGTATATGGAAGTGCAGCAGTATGCTCTGGGGAAGCTGATGTTCCGGCTGTCCGGCATCAGGCTGGCCGTCTAA
- a CDS encoding ABC transporter ATP-binding protein, which yields MSTIFSKVKLKGRQIAVLSVLVLFAAIAEMMLPSLLAQMINNGVADSSRSAVLSLAAVMTGVTILACIVNFWSVKIASRISTDFSATLRGQVFEKVQSFSAAELDKFGTASLVTRSTSDITNVQNFLTMLLRIGILAPMMAIAGLSFSAATGGQVSSVLTVAIPVLLVSCGIIILFASRYSVKLRQKLDRLNQLFLESLEGVRVIRAFNKQQAERRRFGEANTDYAATAMLSGRITSLLLPVINVIFGVTTAAVLGLGARYVETGAMEVGSLVANSQYISMVLMSVMMLALVIMMFPTAYACAGRIAEMLQTETSIRDGSFSLQERPLRSTVEFRHVTFAYPGAQEPILKDISFEAHPGEITAIIGGTGRGKSSILKLIPRLYDPLFGEVLIDGVNAKDYAVDDLRSLIGYVPQKNILFSGDIASNLNFGKEDGTQRDWQEAARVACAEEFILKKENGYHDRIAQGGTNLSGGQRQRMAIARAIMKQPEIYVFDDSFSALDMKTDQTLRKNLRASMRNATIIMVAQRVSTILDADRILVVDDGRIVGQGTHQELLKNCPLYREIAEIQLGKEAI from the coding sequence ATGAGCACTATTTTTTCAAAGGTAAAATTGAAGGGGCGGCAGATCGCAGTGTTGTCCGTGCTGGTCTTGTTTGCTGCTATCGCAGAAATGATGCTGCCCTCGTTGCTTGCCCAAATGATCAATAACGGGGTAGCCGATTCTTCACGCAGCGCTGTTTTGAGCCTTGCCGCTGTCATGACGGGTGTTACGATACTGGCATGTATCGTCAATTTTTGGTCCGTGAAAATTGCTTCCCGCATTTCCACAGACTTTTCAGCAACACTTCGTGGACAGGTTTTTGAAAAGGTACAGAGCTTTTCAGCCGCTGAACTTGATAAGTTTGGTACAGCCAGCTTAGTTACACGAAGTACATCGGATATTACAAATGTTCAAAATTTTCTTACCATGCTTTTGCGGATCGGCATTCTTGCACCTATGATGGCGATAGCTGGCTTGAGTTTCTCCGCGGCGACCGGCGGACAGGTCAGCTCTGTCCTTACGGTTGCGATTCCGGTATTATTGGTGAGTTGCGGCATTATCATTCTGTTCGCTTCCCGTTATTCTGTAAAACTCCGGCAAAAGCTGGATCGGCTCAATCAGCTTTTTCTGGAATCGCTGGAAGGGGTTCGAGTCATCCGTGCTTTCAATAAGCAGCAGGCTGAACGCCGTCGTTTCGGCGAGGCAAATACCGACTATGCCGCAACAGCCATGCTATCCGGCCGAATTACTAGCCTTTTGCTGCCGGTTATCAATGTGATTTTCGGTGTAACCACAGCGGCGGTTTTGGGGCTTGGAGCCCGTTATGTCGAAACAGGTGCTATGGAGGTCGGTTCTCTGGTGGCGAATAGCCAGTATATCAGTATGGTACTGATGTCGGTGATGATGCTGGCCCTTGTGATCATGATGTTCCCCACGGCGTATGCCTGCGCGGGGCGCATTGCAGAAATGTTACAAACAGAAACAAGCATCCGGGACGGCTCGTTTTCATTGCAGGAGCGCCCTCTTCGTTCTACAGTAGAATTTCGTCATGTGACCTTTGCCTACCCCGGAGCACAGGAGCCGATTTTAAAAGACATCAGCTTTGAAGCGCACCCCGGAGAAATCACCGCCATTATCGGTGGAACGGGACGGGGAAAATCCAGTATCCTGAAACTGATCCCACGCCTGTACGACCCTCTGTTCGGCGAAGTGCTGATCGACGGCGTGAACGCAAAGGACTATGCAGTGGATGACCTTCGTTCTCTGATCGGCTATGTCCCGCAAAAAAATATTTTATTTTCCGGCGATATTGCCTCCAACCTCAATTTTGGAAAAGAAGACGGCACACAGCGGGATTGGCAGGAGGCGGCGAGAGTTGCATGTGCCGAGGAATTTATCCTGAAAAAGGAGAACGGGTATCATGACAGGATCGCCCAAGGAGGAACAAACCTTTCCGGCGGACAGCGCCAGCGAATGGCGATTGCAAGAGCAATTATGAAACAGCCCGAAATCTATGTGTTTGACGACAGCTTTTCCGCTTTGGACATGAAAACCGACCAAACACTCCGCAAAAATTTGAGAGCATCCATGAGGAATGCCACCATTATTATGGTGGCACAGCGGGTGAGTACGATTTTAGACGCCGACCGCATTTTAGTTGTTGACGATGGAAGGATCGTCGGTCAGGGAACCCATCAGGAGCTCTTGAAAAACTGCCCGCTCTATCGTGAAATTGCAGAAATCCAGTTGGGAAAGGAGGCTATCTGA
- a CDS encoding ABC transporter ATP-binding protein has protein sequence MKKHTFKRLLGYLKSHRIRLFFVLLFASVSTIFTVMAPFVIGKVTTTLFDSIRDGVFYWETILWLLAALVCLYLVSQFFSFLQGFYMAKITANVMRKIRSDIDGKMHRLKLNYYDTHTHGDILSVITNDVDTINNTVSQNLTSIVTQVITAIGILLMMLAISPKLTIIPIIMVPLSLLSAAGVMKAGSKYYEKQQELLGRLNGYIEEMYNGQQVVQSFSYQGRAKQNFSALNEELKNSSYKAETTAGAVGPITTLVNDMGYVVCAVIGCLGAIGGLITVGNVQAMLEYTRRFAEPFSSLAGMAGSFGAAKAAGDRIFALLDAEEELPDAEHGIIPKDRSGSVTFQNVRFGYTPDRMLMNGVNLIVKPGQKVAIVGPTGAGKTTLINLLMRFYEINGGTITVDGVNIQDMPREELRDRFGMVLQDTWLFEGTIADNVGYAEEGMNKNKIVAAAKSACAHNFIKTLPNGYDMELSKGAENISQGERQLLTIARAIASDPEIMILDEATSNVDTHTEVLIQRAMAQLMKGRTSFVIAHRLSTIRDADMILYMEDGSIKEVGNHDELMARDGKYAALYNSQFA, from the coding sequence ATGAAAAAACATACTTTCAAACGGCTGTTAGGGTACCTGAAATCTCACAGGATACGGCTGTTTTTCGTCTTGCTGTTTGCTTCTGTCAGCACCATTTTCACGGTAATGGCCCCGTTCGTGATCGGCAAGGTCACGACAACCTTATTCGATAGCATCCGGGATGGCGTGTTTTACTGGGAAACCATTCTTTGGCTGCTTGCGGCGTTGGTATGCCTGTACCTAGTATCGCAGTTCTTTTCGTTTTTACAGGGCTTTTATATGGCGAAGATTACTGCCAATGTCATGCGTAAAATTAGAAGTGACATCGATGGGAAAATGCACAGATTGAAATTGAATTACTATGACACACATACCCACGGCGACATTCTCAGCGTAATCACCAACGATGTCGATACCATCAATAATACCGTCAGCCAGAATCTTACTTCCATTGTTACGCAGGTGATCACAGCAATCGGTATCCTTTTGATGATGCTGGCAATCAGCCCAAAGCTGACGATCATTCCAATCATCATGGTGCCGCTGTCGCTGCTCAGCGCAGCGGGCGTTATGAAGGCTGGAAGCAAATATTATGAAAAACAACAGGAGCTGTTAGGGCGGCTCAATGGATATATTGAAGAAATGTACAACGGCCAGCAGGTTGTCCAATCCTTTAGCTATCAGGGCAGAGCAAAGCAGAACTTTTCTGCTTTGAATGAGGAATTGAAAAACAGTTCCTACAAAGCAGAAACAACCGCAGGAGCTGTCGGCCCAATTACCACCCTAGTCAATGATATGGGTTACGTGGTTTGTGCTGTAATCGGCTGTCTGGGTGCTATTGGCGGCCTTATCACGGTAGGAAATGTACAGGCTATGTTGGAGTACACCCGCCGGTTTGCCGAACCGTTTTCCTCGTTGGCAGGTATGGCAGGAAGCTTTGGCGCAGCCAAAGCTGCAGGAGACCGTATTTTTGCTTTGCTGGACGCAGAGGAAGAGTTACCGGACGCAGAACATGGTATCATTCCAAAAGATCGCTCCGGCAGCGTGACGTTCCAAAATGTTCGGTTCGGATATACACCTGACCGTATGCTGATGAACGGTGTAAATCTGATAGTCAAGCCCGGCCAGAAGGTTGCGATTGTGGGACCGACCGGCGCGGGCAAAACCACGCTGATCAACCTGTTGATGCGCTTTTATGAGATTAACGGCGGAACTATCACGGTGGACGGCGTCAATATACAGGATATGCCAAGAGAAGAACTGCGGGACCGTTTCGGCATGGTGCTGCAGGACACATGGCTTTTTGAGGGGACGATTGCCGACAACGTGGGATACGCAGAAGAAGGTATGAACAAAAATAAAATTGTCGCTGCGGCAAAGTCGGCCTGTGCGCATAATTTTATCAAAACGCTACCCAATGGATATGATATGGAACTTTCCAAAGGAGCGGAAAACATTTCACAAGGAGAGCGCCAGCTTCTCACTATCGCCCGTGCTATCGCTTCCGATCCGGAAATTATGATTCTGGATGAGGCCACAAGTAATGTGGATACCCATACAGAGGTTTTAATCCAGCGCGCCATGGCGCAGCTTATGAAAGGACGCACTAGCTTTGTCATTGCCCATAGACTTTCTACCATTCGTGATGCCGATATGATTTTGTACATGGAGGATGGTAGTATTAAGGAAGTCGGAAATCACGACGAACTGATGGCAAGGGACGGGAAATATGCGGCCCTTTATAACAGTCAATTTGCATAA
- a CDS encoding AIPR family protein translates to MKLQPIVRVKLAKFREDYELQNVSDGVAFERFANQVILSTHQPGAFSVDDSLLDAVCVGGQNDMGLDGICIKLNGLLIHTLQDAKDIFERYNKADIEFIFIQSKYKEKFDSGEYAKFTNGVVDFLGEDHFQPNNDSIQEWLSIKEYLMSDQVMMRWTRNPDVRLYYVVMGTWEESPHIIAISQKIEKDIAALETYGDIAIQYIDTSSFKRIIDENENAFSVVLNVIDTFSLTAVDDVDNSSIVLCSATELLKLLVSEEGLIRKSLFDDNVRDYQGDTTINQDILTTIQNDPFSFVLLNNGITIVCDEIGSGNRKITIKNPQVVNGCQTCNVIYEASKHGYDLSHVTIIAKVIATRSLEITNSIVKGTNRQNIVYDEAFEITRQFHKDLEDLFNALATETGIKLFYERRSKQYFNNPTIKPFEKVNLRGILQSFVSVFLSEPFKGHRHESKLLQEYRNKIFVDSQSKYPYYMAALIFSMIEHEYRANTIPKELVPYRMHLCWLVKELLAPNTPTINNEKEIDKYCEQLKEKLLDEKTWNETLNRTCRLFTNAQQEWIEEKGQSYKYGMKDSTEFFNYLREYVHTQQKVDIIEEKPLQYRGTVIKTGFDRNGRYYGFISRLPDNIFFHEQDNPGLNFSNLYAHEVLYSIVKDKFGNYKAVDVVPV, encoded by the coding sequence ATGAAATTACAACCGATAGTCCGAGTAAAACTCGCCAAATTCCGTGAAGATTATGAGCTTCAAAATGTATCAGATGGAGTAGCATTTGAAAGATTTGCTAATCAAGTTATCCTGTCGACCCATCAACCCGGTGCATTTAGTGTAGACGACTCACTTTTGGATGCCGTTTGCGTCGGTGGGCAAAACGATATGGGGCTCGACGGAATTTGCATTAAGCTAAACGGTTTGCTCATACATACTTTACAGGATGCAAAGGATATATTTGAAAGATACAATAAAGCAGACATTGAATTTATTTTTATCCAGTCAAAATACAAAGAAAAGTTCGACTCAGGAGAATATGCCAAATTTACAAATGGTGTTGTTGACTTTTTAGGAGAAGATCATTTCCAGCCTAATAATGATAGCATTCAGGAATGGCTATCTATAAAAGAATATTTAATGAGCGATCAAGTTATGATGCGCTGGACGCGAAATCCAGATGTTCGACTTTATTATGTTGTGATGGGGACTTGGGAAGAAAGCCCCCACATAATTGCAATTTCTCAAAAGATAGAAAAAGATATAGCTGCCCTCGAAACTTATGGTGATATAGCTATCCAATATATAGATACGAGTAGTTTCAAGAGAATTATTGACGAGAACGAGAACGCTTTTTCTGTTGTTTTGAATGTCATAGATACATTTTCACTAACCGCTGTTGATGATGTTGATAATTCAAGCATCGTTCTTTGCAGTGCCACAGAGCTATTAAAACTTCTTGTATCGGAAGAAGGTCTCATTAGAAAAAGCCTATTTGATGATAATGTGAGAGATTATCAAGGGGATACAACGATTAACCAAGATATTCTAACCACAATTCAAAATGATCCATTTAGCTTTGTGCTTCTTAACAATGGAATTACTATTGTTTGTGATGAAATTGGGAGCGGTAACCGCAAAATAACAATTAAAAATCCTCAAGTTGTTAACGGCTGCCAAACCTGCAATGTAATTTACGAGGCAAGCAAACATGGGTACGATTTATCCCATGTGACGATAATTGCTAAAGTAATTGCAACGAGAAGCCTAGAGATTACAAATAGTATTGTAAAGGGCACAAACCGCCAAAACATTGTATATGATGAGGCCTTTGAAATCACCAGACAGTTCCACAAAGATTTAGAAGACTTGTTTAATGCCCTTGCAACGGAGACAGGCATAAAGCTATTTTATGAACGGCGTTCCAAGCAATACTTTAATAATCCAACTATTAAGCCTTTTGAAAAAGTAAATTTGCGAGGAATTTTGCAAAGTTTTGTGAGTGTTTTTTTGAGTGAACCCTTTAAAGGGCACAGGCATGAATCAAAACTTCTACAAGAATACCGCAACAAAATATTTGTCGACTCACAATCAAAATACCCATATTATATGGCAGCCCTAATCTTTTCTATGATTGAACACGAATATAGGGCAAATACAATTCCTAAAGAACTAGTTCCATATAGGATGCATCTTTGTTGGTTAGTAAAAGAATTATTGGCCCCCAATACCCCGACAATAAATAATGAAAAAGAAATTGACAAGTACTGCGAACAGCTTAAAGAGAAACTTCTGGATGAAAAAACATGGAATGAAACTCTAAATAGGACCTGTCGGCTCTTTACAAATGCTCAGCAAGAGTGGATCGAAGAGAAGGGTCAGAGCTACAAATATGGGATGAAAGACTCTACTGAATTCTTCAATTATCTAAGAGAGTATGTTCATACCCAGCAGAAAGTAGATATAATCGAAGAGAAACCTCTGCAGTATCGTGGAACGGTAATTAAAACCGGATTTGATAGAAACGGAAGATACTATGGATTTATTTCCAGGTTACCAGACAACATTTTCTTTCACGAACAGGATAATCCAGGTTTAAATTTCTCCAATCTATATGCACATGAAGTTTTATACAGCATAGTCAAAGATAAATTTGGAAATTATAAAGCTGTTGATGTTGTTCCAGTTTGA